The nucleotide window GAACAAAGGGATGAACTTGATGGACAGCTCCCCACTACCCACCCAATGCCTCTTCAAGGTAATGACAACCAGCTGCACATAAGTGAAGGAAAATCAAGATGGACAttgaaggcagctggtctgatgCCAAGGGGGAAGAGCAAGAGAACTTTTTCTAACTGAAGGAGGGATATTATTGGTATTTAGACTTAGGTTTTTGCTGCCAGTTCatttcagtgacacacacacacacacacacactttccaaaccacttgtcccatacggggtcgtggggagccggagcctaacccgacaacagggcgtaagggacacagccaggacaggacgccagtccaccgcaaggcaccccaagcgggactcgaaccccagacccaccagagagcagaacccggtccaacccactgcaccaccgcaccccccttcagtgacacacacagtcaaaaaCTACTTGTTCTAAGCAGgatcacggtgaaccggagcctaacccagcaatgcagggtgtaAGATTGGAGGGGGGGTACACatccagggtgggatgccagtccaattgcaaggcaccctacgCAGGACTcagaacccagacccaccagagagcaggacccagccaaacccactgcaccgccgcaccccccaccacttCAGTGActcttttattttgaatttaaagaGCATACTCTTTACATTTTGTTAGGATTGTCTTTTtgacaataatatttttttttggatgagggggtgcggtggcgcagtgggttggaccgcagtcctgccctccagtgtgtctggggttcgagtcccgcttggggtgccttgtgacggactggcgtcccgtcctgggtgtgtccccttccccctccggccttacgccctgtgttgccgggtaggctccggttccccgtgaccccgtctgggacgagcggttctgaaaatgtgtgtgtgtgtgtgtgtgtatttttttttggtgagaaaatcatttctttctcatttgtTCTGCCCATGTGTTGAAAACCACCACACACCAGGTTACCCTATTATTCCACtttcatgaaacacacacatgcacatgtatgtatatacataccaTGAATGttgaatattacattattaGACTTTTGAGTTCCAACTTTGTTACTTGCTTCACAGTGATACTCTCCACTGTCTTCAGATCTGATGATACTGATGTTATAATTCTGCCATGATCCTCTCTGTGAGATTTCAGCTCCATTCTTAAACCACGTGTATGTGTCCACTGCTGGGTTGGCTTTGCTGTTGCAGGTCAGAGTCACTGAACTGCCCTCCACTATGTCTCCAGAGGGACTCACTGATACTGAAGTGTTCTTTGGGgaatctgaaaaggaaaaatccagtggaccattaaaaatatatatctttgaCATCTGTCATAAATGTAATTGAAGAAGAAGTTATAAAACtgatatttgaaattaaaatccaCTATTTGCTATATTTGGTtaattttacatacacacattctctgaaccgctcgtccaatacggggtcacggagcccaagcggttcagaagatgtgtgtgtgtgtgtgtgtgtgtgtgtgtgtgtgtgtgtacttgctaTATTTTGGTTTAACTGTGGTTTGTTCAAGGctgtatggtggtgcagcagaaagtactggtgcctcatagctgcCTTTgactgtgggtttgaacccagctcagtctgtggaaaCTACATGTTCCGCTGTGATTATGTGTTTCCTCCGTGGTTTGAAGATGTGTGTCTCTGCCTTGATTACACTGTGTTTATGAATGACTGTGTGCATGATCATCTTGTGCTGGGCTGGTGTCTCATCTAGGCTGTACCCTGAATTGTGGCcagtgtctctgggataggctctagatcACCATGATGCTGACAGGGACAAGTAGTCATTAACATGCtcctcctgtattgtatgtaaatgtttatgtaccttaaaaaaaaattgtaggaaggttatgaggattcatctatcctgcgtttgatgcacctgctcgagcgaagaacatcggtgcatcaagtggaaagaaacaaactaggtttacttatgAATCACGTcggcagctatgtctctttttcctaatgtaatgtacacattgtattttcgcagagatgtatgtcgctttggagaaaagcgtctgctaaatgaataaatgtaaatgtaacagtgagtatgtttccttccttttttacttttgaaaactCCAGAAAACCGtcaccatttatacattttcggCTGTGATTGTCATATTACAGAACAGAACATTAATACAGTGTATGTGATAAGTGCCATGTCCATCATTGCTTTATTCTGGCAAGAGGCTAAAATTTGTCATCACAGTACATTAATTGGAATAGAGCTGTTTTAATCTCACTTACAGTGAATGTTTCAGGAGTAGGGATTTACTGACTTGATGGTTTCATACTGTCATTTTCTGCACTTACATTGAATATTAAAATGGAATCATGCAAAGGTGCTTTGTCCAATTCTATGCTGTCCCACAGACACTATTCATTTTGAGTAATAATAACTAAAAGGACTATATTGTCACTTACAcagaacatttacagtatatactccAGAGGTACCAGTTCCACGTGTATTTGTTGCGACACAATAGTACTCTCCGCTGTCCTCAGAGGTGATGTTAGTGATGTCGTAATCCTGCATTGATCCTCTCTGTGAGATTTCAGCTCCATTCTTAAACCACGTGTATGTGTCCACTGCTGGGTTGGCTTTGCTGCTGTTACAGGTCAGAGTCACTGAACTGCCCTCCACTATGTCTCCAGAGGGACTCACTGATACTGAAGTGCTCTTTGGggcatctaaaataaataagaaaaatcacCAATAATTCATACATCATGGCTGCACTTTATATGAACTGTAGTAAATTGGTGAACTTCATGAAAGAAAGGGCACACATTGTAGAATGAGGTAATCCAGGATGCTATAAATTTACAGTCTTCTACAGAGCACAGGAATTTAATTCAcagaatgtacattttattcttaCTACATCTTAAAAATTTGCTGTTTACTGATGCATTCCTAACGTTATCTATGGtaaaatatgtacattcatTGTACATTAGTTAAAAAAAGGCtttgctttattcatttttattattttgcttcaaaataataaatctgcAGTCAACAGACTTACGTTCCACAGAGACCCTCACTGATGCAGCCTTTACATCCCAAAATCGTCTAAGAGCACATGAGTACATTCCATCTTCTTCAGTTTCTAAAACATTGTCAGAATGATTGGGTACATATTGCTCATTTCTATACCAGACATAGATATTACGGACATTTCGAGAACAGGTGTTTTTACAGGTCAGTGTCACTCGGGATGCCCCAGATTGTTGACTCTTTTCCACCTGTAGATCTTTAAGACAAACACAATTCAGTTTCCATTCTTCATTCATCTGTTAGTTATGATAATACTGACTTTTGAAATTAGAATTACCTGTCACTGACAGTGTGACTCCAGGCTCACCGATCCATTTTTCTCCATGTGTAACTAACCTAAACCAATATGTTGCTGAATCACtcttttcaacattttcaattCTTAAGGTGCAGTTTTTAGAATTATCTCCTAGGTATGTCACACGATCGTGATAATGTTGGTCCTGTTTTAGGTCCACAGGATCTTTATTTCTCTTTCGTTTATTAGtccaaaatgtttcttttactCTCTGACCAGTGGGATAGTGGTAAGAGCAGGGTATTATCACTGATGATCCTTTGGAGGCACAGATTTGTTGGTCATAATAGGTAACTTTGAAATATGTAACTGTCCAGTCTTTATAACCCAGTacacctgaaaaaaataattgaactttttgtcaaatttttatCTATGTGCTGCTTTATTCTGCATAAGACAGATTTGACCATAAAGACACGGAAGTAAAAAATTAGGCATTACATATACCATAGCACTTACAAAAACCATGAGAAACACTACCATATATTAACAGCAAGTCCTGCAAtacttattatatatattactgCATCACTGTATCTATTTTACTGCACACACAATtaccacatttttacacagcaaAATGAGTTAACAGATAAAACTCTTCACCTGACAGCAAGAGAAGGATGGTGATACGTATACAGGACGATGTTTTCAAGGACATTTT belongs to Scleropages formosus chromosome 18, fSclFor1.1, whole genome shotgun sequence and includes:
- the LOC108919152 gene encoding B-cell receptor CD22-like isoform X3 — translated: MYSCALRRFWDVKAASVRVSVEHAPKSTSVSVSPSGDIVEGSSVTLTCNSSKANPAVDTYTWFKNGAEISQRGSMQDYDITNITSEDSGEYYCVATNTRGTGTSGVYTVNVLYSPKNTSVSVSPSGDIVEGSSVTLTCNSKANPAVDTYTWFKNGAEISQRGSWQNYNISIIRSEDSGEYHCEASNKVGTQKSNNVIFNIHGKQAAVIGSVGGITAVVVLGVLIVVVWRSRGKWSKATKEIGSTQQGEQDAASPVYANGSGMPMRPTDQQDLTLYSTVQPNSKSNKDVLYSTVQQAYSHNEDELQYCSVQFPATSTGSRSAVQQVQDNSVIYSTVSKT
- the LOC108919152 gene encoding B-cell receptor CD22-like isoform X1 → MSLKTSSCIRITILLLLSGVLGYKDWTVTYFKVTYYDQQICASKGSSVIIPCSYHYPTGQRVKETFWTNKRKRNKDPVDLKQDQHYHDRVTYLGDNSKNCTLRIENVEKSDSATYWFRLVTHGEKWIGEPGVTLSVTDLQVEKSQQSGASRVTLTCKNTCSRNVRNIYVWYRNEQYVPNHSDNVLETEEDGMYSCALRRFWDVKAASVRVSVEHAPKSTSVSVSPSGDIVEGSSVTLTCNSSKANPAVDTYTWFKNGAEISQRGSMQDYDITNITSEDSGEYYCVATNTRGTGTSGVYTVNVLYSPKNTSVSVSPSGDIVEGSSVTLTCNSKANPAVDTYTWFKNGAEISQRGSWQNYNISIIRSEDSGEYHCEASNKVGTQKSNNVIFNIHGKQAAVIGSVGGITAVVVLGVLIVVVWRSRGKWSKATKEIGSTQQGEQDAASPVYANGSGMPMRPTDQQDLTLYSTVQPNSKSNKDVLYSTVQQAYSHNEDELQYCSVQFPATSTGSRSAVQQVQDNSVIYSTVSKT
- the LOC108919152 gene encoding B-cell receptor CD22-like isoform X2, with the protein product MSLKTSSCIRITILLLLSGVLGYKDWTVTYFKVTYYDQQICASKGSSVIIPCSYHYPTGQRVKETFWTNKRKRNKDPVDLKQDQHYHDRVTYLGDNSKNCTLRIENVEKSDSATYWFRLVTHGEKWIGEPGVTLSVTDLQVEKSQQSGASRVTLTCKNTCSRNVRNIYVWYRNEQYVPNHSDNVLETEEDGMYSCALRRFWDVKAASVRVSVEHAPKSTSVSVSPSGDIVEGSSVTLTCNSSKANPAVDTYTWFKNGAEISQRGSMQDYDITNITSEDSGEYYCVATNTRGTGTSGVYTVNVLYSPKNTSVSVSPSGDIVEGSSVTLTCNSKANPAVDTYTWFKNGAEISQRGSWQNYNISIIRSEDSGEYHCEASNKVGTQKSNNVIFNIHGKQAAVIGSVGGITAVVVLGVLIVVVWRSRGKWSKATKEIGSTQQGEDAASPVYANGSGMPMRPTDQQDLTLYSTVQPNSKSNKDVLYSTVQQAYSHNEDELQYCSVQFPATSTGSRSAVQQVQDNSVIYSTVSKT